One segment of Leptodactylus fuscus isolate aLepFus1 chromosome 7, aLepFus1.hap2, whole genome shotgun sequence DNA contains the following:
- the LMO2 gene encoding rhombotin-2 codes for MSSAIERKTLDPADEPVDEVLQIPPSLLTCGGCQQNIGDRYFLKAIDQYWHEDCLSCDLCGCRLGEVGRRLYYKLGRKLCRRDYLRLFGQDGLCASCDKRIRAYEMTMRVKDKVYHLECFKCAACQKHFCVGDRYLLINSDIVCEQDIFEWTKLNGMM; via the exons TGAGCCGGTGGATGAAGTTCTGCAGATCCCGCCCTCACTTCTAACATGTGGGGGCTGCCAGCAAAATATTGGGGATCGCTATTTCCTAAAGGCCATCGATCAATATTGGCACGAGGACTGTCTGAGCTGTGACCTGTGTGGATGCCGCTTAGGAGAAGTCGGGAGGAGGCTTTACTACAAATTAGGACGCAAGTTGTGTCGGAGAGATTATCTAAG GCTTTTTGGCCAGGACGGTCTCTGTGCATCATGCGACAAGAGAATCCGGGCCTACGAAATGACCATGCGGGTGAAGGACAAAGTCTACCACCTGGAGTGCTTCAAGTGTGCGGCTTGTCAGAAACACTTCTGCGTCGGTGACCGCTACCTGCTCATCAACTCGGACATTGTGTGCGAGCAGGACATCTTTGAATGGACCAAACTTAACGGGATGATGTAG